From the Zonotrichia leucophrys gambelii isolate GWCS_2022_RI chromosome 10, RI_Zleu_2.0, whole genome shotgun sequence genome, one window contains:
- the LOC135452470 gene encoding C2 calcium-dependent domain-containing protein 4C-like codes for MWLLEKIRASHENGNLPSSSFLGLPQSQNLPEKAQLRAAAFPNVITPDRIPEFCIPPRLTSSGPSKGSGFHQDHSSVDGALTSDYSPSSCPHLIQVESVEEEISALEEESTNADPQSQAALSLPHFPRAPTSYGFCTLLESPHTRRKESIFHGDPRAALPSLKLPRSRANTFSGKGSMSNPIAISFASVRLPPKHLSLHRQAACDSDTASSSDSSPFSSPLLTRSPPRPCSLVKAQSQEGFLCRALKDKSKHSMPRNNSLSTEESSSTDNSPSAIRRASEGLLGIRSFSTSCSPLFPVDLSCSRERLVGESAVVMDKGGVLRLSAEYCSENERLRIRLISAEGLYDDSVEPKTINCCISFSLVPGKTQKQRSTVIKRSRNPIFNEDFFFDGIAEEELYSLSVRMKATNKGCSMKRDYTLGERELSLMSMLAV; via the coding sequence ATGTGGTTGTTGGAAAAGATCAGAGCATCACATGAAAATGGAAACCTCCCCAGCTCGTCCTTCCTGGGACTGCCACAAAGCCAAAATCTGCCAGAAAAAGCCCAGCTGagggctgctgcttttccaaatgTGATCACTCCTGACAGAATCCCTGAATTCTGCATTCCCCCCAGGCTGACCAGCTCTGGCCCCAGTAAGGGCAGCGGCTTCCACCAGGATCACAGTTCAGTGGATGGAGCTCTTACTTCTGATTACAGCCCCAGCTCTTGCCCACATCTCATTCAGGTGGAAAGTGTTGAAGAGGAGATCTCTGCCCTGGAGGAAGAAAGCACCAATGCCGACCCACAGTCCCAAGCAGcgctctccctgccccacttTCCCAGAGCCCCCACCTCCTATGGCTTCTGCACTTTGCTGGAGAGTCCCCACACCAGGAGGAAGGAGTCCATCTTCCATGGTGATCCCCGTgcggctctgcccagcctgaaGCTGCCCCGATCCAGAGCTAACACCTTCAGTGGCAAAGGGAGCATGTCTAACCCCATTGCCATCAGCTTTGCTTCGGTGAGGCTGCCGCCCAAGCACCTCTCTCTGCACAGGCAAGCtgcctgtgacagtgacactgcctCTTCCAGTGATTCCTCTCCTTTCAGTTCTCCACTTCTCACCAGGTCACctcccaggccctgctccctgGTCAAAGCACAAAGTCAGGAGGGGTTTctctgcagagcactgaaaGACAAGAGCAAACACAGTATGCCCAGGAACAATTCCCTCTCTACAGAGGAGAGCAGCTCCACGGATAACAGCCCCAGTGCCATCAGGAGGGCCTCCGAGGGGCTGCTCGGCATCCGGAGCTTTagcacctcctgctctcccttgTTTCCAGTGGACCTGAGCTGCAGTCGGGAGAGGCTGGTGGGGGAGAGTGCAGTGGTCATGGACAAGGGGGGCGTGTTGAGGCTCTCAGCTGAGTACTGCTCAGAGAACGAGAGGCTGCGGATCCGCCTGATCAGTGCAGAGGGTCTGTATGATGATTCTGTAGAGCCCAAAACCATAAACTGCTGCATCTCCTTCTCCCTGGTGccagggaaaacacagaagcagAGAAGCACAGTTataaagagaagcagaaatccCATCTTCAATGAGGACTTCTTTTTTGATGGCATTGCAGAAGAAGAGCTGTACAGCCTCTCTGTGAGGATGAAAGCAACAAATAAAGGGTGCAGTATGAAAAGGGATTATACCTTAGGAGAACGGGAGTTGTCCTTAATGAGTATGTTGGCAGTGTAG